GAATGTTTCCCCTCCTCTATTAAGCACCACTAATGGACTTGAGATTCATCCAGTGTATTTAGCAAAGTAATGGATTCAACCTGAAATCCAATCTATCTTGAGGCAAAAAAGTTTGCTACCAGTATTTTCCAGTCTCAACAAGAAAATCAGAAGACCATGTAGAGTACTTACCTCCTTGCTATACCCCCTCTAAAAAGTTGACCATTGAaacaccccaccccctttcatGCTGCTCTGAGTTGAAAAACTGCTGTATACCAATCAATCTTGGCCACATACAAGTTTGTAacctttgtttttatataaagtAATATAACCATAAACTTAACCTCAGTTTTGTATATATTACAGGCCTTACTACAAAAGACATGACTAGTACAACCAGTAGAGTAGCTACTGAGGCAACACGTAGGCGTTTTGAGTGGAAACAAGCCAAAACTCATGAAACTTTAATTAGCTTGTTTGTAGTTGTCTGTATTTTAAACCACATGAAACACAGTCCAGGCCAAAACGATAACTTTTAGTTTCAGTTTAAATTAGCTTCATGGTCTAGCCACATCTTCAATCCACCTTCCCTGATGAGCTACTGCTGCCAATATTGCTTCTGTATTTGCAAAACAACCTTGTTTCCCAATGTTGAACTCTATCATAAACTTTTTCAGTAGATTCTATTTCTTACAAGAGCACAGGACAGCGGATGCAGATGTCCTGGAAAGATCTGTACACTGGCACTGCTCACAAGGCCTGTGGTATTGTGCCACAAAGACCATAATGTAAAACTGCCAGTACTACTTGCCTTTTTTTCACAACTTTACCATATGACTAGACCTCACAAACCAACTATCAGAATACCAGACACACGTCTATTAAATAAAGCAGTACGTCCAACAATTTAAAGGTGGTGACACCCAAGAACCAGaaaattcaacattttaaaaatgctttttttaagcttttgtcaatttgagagggtttttttaaattaactataGAAATAAATTTCTGTTGAAAAGCAGTAAACcagctatttaaaaaaagcattaatcATGTAACAAATACCACTAGTTGGGAAGCATTGTTCCCTATGGAAAAGTAGCTACCCACCTACTTGTTTTTGGGGTTTCACCCTCTAAAATACCTCAACACAATAAGTTTTGAAGCTGCTTGTGGAAAAACTCTTCCAACAATTCTAATTTGCAAAGCCTCCAAAATGCCTTGTACCTATAAAGTTCTCTGTTCGGTCCCAGAGGAAGATGCATAAGGCTTCTTAAAGATCTAAAACAGTTATTATTCCATGTTACCTAACAGTTTGATGGATTTTATGTTTTAAATACATGatacttttcaaaaacatgtAACCTTTGTTTGTACTTGAAAGCCAcagaaaatgtaacattttaaaaaccacagaTCTCCATAGTTAAACATTCAGCACCACCACAAAACTATGTTTGTTTGAGTTTAAACGCATTGTTTTAATGATCAGCTTTCTAGCATCATGGATGTTCTTATATTTAAGTACTATTATGCCTGACAGACTACAAGATGCTCAACACAGAGACCAAGTTTTCTATTATATTCTCTAAAAAAAATATGAGTATTGTCAATCTTCAGTAAATAATAATTGTTCAAAAAATTAACTTACTTGGAAAAAATACATATCTCTCAACTGAACCATACAGCTCCAATAGCTCGAGTCACATACAATTCACTATAAAAGCATGTCTGTGTGTACCGACACACACAATTCTTGTCCAAGATTTATTCCTTATAAGAAAGGAAAACCACCTACTGTGATACCATTTGCAATTGTTATACCATCAAAACATCCCAAAGAAGCCTGTGAGGAACAGTAGAGTTGACTCTGTACCACAGTTGAAGAGGTTCAATGTGAAAGTTCTTTTAAAATAGGCCATTCTCAAGTAATTAAATTACTAACAGGAGTCACCAGATTTATTATTTTACCCCCATCACAcaaacttaaaaatcacaagacttAAATTCTCCAAACTCCTTTATACTCTCACACTGGAATTatcttgccttaaaaaaaaaaaaaatcaactttgtaCAAACACCTATAGCCCATTCATCACCTCTTGCATTCATTTTTCAGACAACTCCATATTTACTCAAAAACATTTATAAATGTCTTAAGTTAAACCTCTTAGGACTCATCTAAGTTAGGTAACATCAGTCTTCCTGAACCAGTATTAAACTCCTGAAGCGCTACCAGAGGTAGGACAAAAGCATTTTGATACTGTTTCAGGAAGTAAGCTTTACATTTGTCCAGAATGGTGTTTAAAAATTTTTAATACTGTTTTGGAACTTTTGCTAATGACTATTCTCTGCAATAGTTCCCTTTCCTAGCACTGACAGGAATTTTGAAgcacaaaaaaacattttatttataaaacaagtTGACCTTACACTGGAATTACCCTCTTAAATGTAAGTTCTTTTCACAACTGGAACTGGGAAGATTGTGTACTTTCATTTTGCTTCATTATAGGTCAGTTCCACTACATATCATATTTGTATTGCTCCTTGTTTATCACTAAAGACATCTGCATGaaaacaggatttattttttaaaatccatttgttCTCATTGTATATTTTGCATTTGAAGTCCTGATATGGTATAAATGGCATAACCACGGTGGAAACATTTATCAAACAGGGTTAGGACtacaaagcagggcagacactaAAAGGTGAGGTCCCGTTTTCCAACAAGTAACAGTAGTAATAAACCATTAACTGTTTCTTAGAAGATTTTTCAAAGCTCTCACTGCAGCACCAGCTACTGTTTTCACTACTTGcaattttgggggcagggagagggagaagagatgCTCCTCTGAAGCCAGGGCTGTTTCTTCCCCTTACATTAGTCTGGGCAGAATTACTGCACTATACCTGTTCCTCTTTTAGCTCAGGCCCTGGGATTTTGGAATACCAGGTCCCCAGGCCAGAGCAGTATAGAGAACCTTTTACTGGAATGCGAGCCTTATTCACTCAAGAGGTAACATTTTCTCTCTCAACACCTGAACCACACACAATGTTTGTCTTCATAGTCAACTAGCATTTTTAGGAGCATGTGAAACTCTAACACCGCTCAGCTCATCTCTTCAGTTCTCTTTTCTGTCTTCTCATCTCAAATATTTATTGCATTGTTGCCCCACATCTTTTTGCTCTCACTCCCAACTTCACTAGTCTTTAGAACACTTAATATTGCTGGCATAATTTTGTTAACTGCAACTTTACTGGGTAGAGGGACCTACactattaaattaaaatttaaattaataaattttaaattaatggagatatcctatctcctagaactggaaaagaccttgaaaggtcattgagtctagccccctgccttcactagcaggaccaagtattgattttgccccagatccctaagtggccccctcaaggattgaactcacaaccctgggtttagcaggccaatgctcaaaccactgagctatccctccccctgccatggTCATATAAAAAGAAGCTTGAAGAAATTGACAATTTATTTCAGACTACACATATATCACTATTTGATAATTAGAACTTgcctacacacaaacttgcactgaGGTGACTAATGGTCATCTTAAAACAAATCTAGACTGATGCAAGTGCCTGTATGGACAATCTtcaatcagtttaaaaactgcttATATCAACTTAGTTTGAGTAGTTTCCTTTCAGATTTAAGCTACATATAAGCCATTTTTAAAACCGATTTAAGATCGTCCATCCAGGGGCTTGCCCAAAtttaaacttgtttaaaaaactTTAGTTACACCAATGCAAGGCCTTATGGTAACAACCTTTCAACACAAGGTATTTTTCAATCCCTGCTGTGAAAGGCATCAATATTCTATTCTTCCTACTGCCTTTATCCCACAAGAACACAGTCACCTAAAATTCACACTGAAAATTACATATTTTCTACAATATTTAGAGGAAAATGACTAACCAAAGGCAACTGAAGTTGCTAACTTGTAGATGCTGGAAAAACATTTATCTATTTTCAATCCACACACAGCTTTACTTTAAAGaagtaaatataattaaaaacacaGTTATTAATTGcaatagggatagctcagtggtttgagcattggcctgctaaacccagggttgtgagttcaatccttaagggggcccaTTTAGGGATCGAGGCAAAAaaatgtctggggattggtcctgctttgagcaaggggttggactagatacctcctgaggtcccctccaaccctgatattctatgaaaaacaCTGTAGTCCCTTTAGGAATTGCTATATAAACTAATTTCCTGCTAGTACAGTAGTTTGCAAAGCATATGTAACATCAGTACTAGAATACTAGTTTCTTTCTTCAAAAACCACAGAAGCATTTGATAAAAAATCCTAGAAAAACAGCAGAAACAACAGGAAAGCATCAAAAATTATAAATCAAAATTCAGTTCACCTGGCTTATTAGCAAACAGGTTtcatttttaactctttttttttttaaagtcacctcTCTCTGCATCACTAATTTTAGAGCCAATTTTACTTCTAACCAGTTGAAACTTAGTATTCTCTAATGTAGAGCAACCAAAATGCTGCAACTTTGCTGATTATAAAGATCGCTTTATACTGCAATTATCTCTCATTTTGAGTCTGTCTCACATCTGAGCCTCAGGTGTTTGAGCTCTGAGAACTGGGTATGTGCACCAATAATCAGTGTTTCTCACTGAAGTTCATTAGTGGAATAAACATCAAAACACCACTTTTAAACTGGAAATTTTAATGGCAAAACGGTTTCACTGTTTTCATTAGACTTGACACTTCCCTTCTATACTTAATCTTTTATTCACATTGCAACCACCCAGGGAGGGTTCAAAAAGCCACTGGCCTATTTCATGACAGGACAATGTTTGAAACAATATTAATTTCAGCGGGCTTCAAATAGCACTAAGGGATCCCAGAGTACCTGATGGAAAGGCAAACTTTGCCTGCAGAATATAAACCACCAAGCCCGGGAGGCTGCTGGAAACTTTCAAGGTAAACAAAAACTTTGTGGGGAGTTACCGCATATCTGCTTTTATCAAACAAGGAGGCTCCTACAGATACTTTGCTCTCCTGCAAGTGAGAGCTGCTTGTTACCCTATGATTAGCTTTCCCCCCGCCTAAGCAGTCATTTTTTTCAAGAAGCTATAAGACAGCCTGCTCGTCCCAGATCAGCCCCTCTCCAAACGCTCACACGTCAGTGTTCTGGGATCATATGAAACAGAAAATAGCGTCAAACTACTCACTGTCcagcccccccctcaccccaccgtCCTTTCCAGGgcttcccctcagcccccccaatTCCTACCTCCCCCAGGacaacccaggccagagaccccATTCCTGCCCCTACCACCCCCCAGCCAAGAGCCTGCCCTGCAatactgctcccctcccccgagcccccGTCTCCCTGGCTGCACCTTCAGCCCTTCTAAAACCCCGGGTCCACCCCCCTCGTACAGCCCCCCCCAGACTCCggccccgagccctgccccccccggcctACTCCCCCGTACggccccgagccctgccccctcacaccGCGGCCCCGAGCCCGGCCCCCCACCAGcgcttccccgccccgcccccggagcCCCTCGGCGCTGAGGCAGCAGGGCCCCGAGCCCGCAGCACAGGCCGGGCTCGCTGGGAGCCTCCCGGGACCGGCCCAGCTCACAGGCCCGGCGGCTCCGggttcggtgtcggggctggctgctccccacagccccgacggagaggcCCGTCCCCCGCGGGGCCCCGCACTCACCGACCAGGCCCCCTCGCTGCCTCCCGCGGCCCCACAACCATAACAAAGCTCTGCCCAAAATGGCTGCCCGGCCCGGggccggagggggaggggctggcgcgTGGGGACACACCCACCTGGCGCGGTCTGGCCGCGCGCCTCTCCCGGTTCGGCGCGGGACGCtccgtggggtgggggtgggcgccACGGCGCGTGCTCGACGGACGGACGGGCGCGCGCTCGAGCGAATACGGCTCTCTCCAGTGTCTACCTCGGCCACTCCGTGCGCGCGCCCGCCCGTGCTGCCTCGACACCCCAACTTCTCCAGGCGGCTCGTGCTCCTGCTCTGTCTGTGTCTGTCATGGGGGGGGGTCGGATTGCTTCCCCCCCGCGAGACTCCAAGTTCCAGGATGCACTGCGCCACCTGCCTCACCCTTTGTGAGGGGCCCACAATCGTAGTGCATGCTGGGATTTGTAGTCCCTTCCCTGCTGCGGCCGCCTCCTTCCCCTTAAAGTGAAAGACTCAACCTCTCTGGAAGGAAGCAAAGTACAATACTGTAATCCTAGAAAGCaagcatgtgcccctcccctccgCCACAGCAGCGAGGCGATTCAGACAGTGACAGAGTAGACAGGCAGGCTGAGGCTTTGTGTATAAATCAATCCTTCCTTCCTGTTCTACAGATATTTCCTCAGTGAGACAGGGAGGCAGCAGAACTATAAGAGGCCGCAGATATAATTGGGGGAAGGCACAGCAGTGGCTTTACATTCAGCAAGAGCCGCTTCGCAATCAACCCAGAAGCAGAGAAATTATGCCCCAGAGACACTTCCAGCAAAATGCAGttgcaggggaaggaggaagattCCTCAGCTGCTGGAATAATGCTTAGTGTTATTTATCTCTACCATGTTCTGCAAACCTTAGCTAATCTTCACAGAAACCACTGGAAAGCCATCAGGCCCAGCAAGCACTAGCCATTCAGCATAACTGTTgcagaaaaagagaaagaaaagtgacCTCACCATTGGTGGTAGCTCCCACTGCCAGCCCTGAAAGAGGCATGAATACAAGACACACAAATACATTAACTTGAATAAGAGCCTGGtgtggctggaaagcttgtctctctcatcaacagcagttggtccaataaaggaccTCACCCACTTTATCTTTCAAATAAGTTAACTGGTTAGTCAATGTCTGGGTAGCACTTTGAACATGTAAAGCATGTGTGCTAATTGTTACTGTAGCTACACTGCAAAGCTGGTGCTTGAGAACTGTATGCTAAATGCATTCTGATTGCTCAGAACTGCTTGcagttttaatttaaatgaattggACGAGAGAACTGGGACGTCAGCTTGGGAATCACCCTCTAAGCCAAaccaggctctgatcctgcacccatgCAAGTGCTTTATCCAGTCCCTTgatttttaggggggggggtgCCTGACTCATGCTTTTTGACTGTACTGATAGCCTGCATacaatatcaaggttggaagggaccttaggaagTCATCTCATCtagtcctgctcaaagcaggaccaatccccagacagatttttgccccagatccctaaatggcctccttaaggattgaactcacaaccctgggtttagcaggtcaatgctcaaaccgctaGAGCTAGAGCTAAccttctccttcccttctccATCAATGGAAATACTTACATTACCTAAGTCATGCCCAGCATAACCTGTCTGGAATCGCCTTTTCCATCAGTGAGATACattgttgtattttgttttttaatatcaaTTCTCCTCCCTTTAGAATTGATGCCTTTTAACCCCGCCACTCCCACCCTCTTCACTGCTGGAAAACTCGGGGCAAGGCGAGCTTTTTGTAACGCCCGAGACCTCAAATGACCAGCCAGTCTGGGGAGCAGGTCTGGCTGTTCCGCTGCCGGAGCGGAACTAGAGCGGCTGGCCCAGGTTCTGGACTGGGGCTCTCCACCCAGCGCACACGGGAAGCCCCGGTCCTTCTGCCGGATGCTGCGTCCCTTCCCATCCCCTGCACGGGAAGCCGGTTGCTGCTGCGGGTGGACGTGCTCCTTGGGAGGGTGAGTGAGGGCagcgggacggggtggggtggggtgctgctgggctcccctAGGGGAAGGCGCCTCTGCAAGTAGGGGTTGATTTCCTGGAGCTCTCTGCAGAGAGAAGAGGCACTAGTGGGGGTGTTTGCACAGCAGCTAGGGCAAGGAAACGGATCCAGACTGCGGCCTCTGGCTACACCCAGACCATCCGTATCTATTAGTGTTAATTACAATAGAGCAGGGGGCTTCCGGGGGtcagttcccacctctgccacagactttctctgGGCAAATGACTTAGTCTCTTCCACAGTTCCCCGTGAATGCTGTGTtggctatttagattgtaaacgctTCATTTTACAACGCGAGCCCCTCGGTTGGGGATTCTAGATGCTTTTAATACACAGTGGacccatttaaaatgtttatttgtaaTCACACTTATCTTCTCtaggtgtttttctttttttaaaggaacagtggTAATATTACCTAGAAACTGCCAACCTTTAGAGGAATTTTTTTGGTAGGATTAGTGGATTCAATTTGGGGCTGGGAGACGGAATTATAATTCCAGCTCTATCATCAACCAGCTCAATGACTTGACAAACCATTTACACTttgtcagtttccccatctgtaaaatggagctattTTCCTACTTCAGGGGCACCTTGAGATATAATTAGGCCCTGATCTGGCACTAAAATGCATTACAAGTTAATGACCTTAGCTTGTAAAGTGACTTGAAAACAAAATGTCCTGTAAAAGTTCAATATAATTAATTGGCTATAGGAGTACAGCAGATATGTTATTAGCTGTACAGTGATAAAAATCAAGATGCATAGTCCTGATCTGCTTCCTCTTACTTACAAAACAAAACGGTCAATAGGGAAAACAAATTGTTGTAGTAACTTATACTGAGACATGCTCTAAACTTGGATATTCTACCTAGTATAGACTGTCACTAAGTTGATtctcctgacttttttttttttccatccctTAGGGCCTTCTGCTAAGGCAAATATGTTTCACCTTGTACAGCGATGTTGTTCCCACATAcctttaaaagtaagtttctaatgTGTTATCTACTTTATCCTGAAATAGctttcaaaaccaaaccaaacaggaGGCAAAGCATCTTGGGTATAAAACACAGTTGGCTCACAGTTTACAACAGACTGAGGTTTCATTttatcatatttatttttttccaaaggaaCTTTTCTAATGTTTAAAATGTACAGAATTGTAAACCATTTTCCCCCTGATTTTTGCCTGGCATAATTGAACCGCAACTCAGCCCCATGGCTTTATCACAGGCTTACTGATATGTTTTGTCACTGGTATTTGATAGCTGTTAAAATTAAAGAGCCAAATCCTCCCTTCAGTTGTGTCTCTGTAAccatactgaaatcagtggggtttaAGAACTTAAGTGTATAGTCTGGATCATATATGCACCACAAAATTCCTCTTCACTGAAACAGTTATAACATCATGGTGATGATACAGTCTCCACCCTCTCAGGTCACAATCTGCAAAGTATTTGTTAGAAGTTGTGTAGCTGCTCTCTTTTGACTGAATATAAAGAAGGCAGAAAGGCATTGTGCTTTTTCCTCAGCAACTTCAGGAATGTCAATTTTTGCAAGAGGGCCTCAGGGCGATCACAGGGGTGTTTATTGTGAGCTCTAGCACCTTAATTGTTAAGGTGAAGGTGCTTAATCCTTAACACAGACTTTTTTTATCCAAAATCTTAGTCAATTAAACGTAACGAGGTGTttcaaaacaagtttttaaagtgactaaggccttggctacactggcaattcacagcgctgcacttgctgcgctcaggggtgtgaaaaaacacaccccctgagcacagcgagtgcagcgctgtaaagcgccagtgtaatcagcgcctgcagcgctacacgctccctcgcagcgctgcaagctattcccctcggagaggtggagtacttgcagcgctggcggcgcgactacactcgcgcttcacagcgctgccgtggcagcgctgtgaatccgcgagtgtagccaggGCCTTACAATCCTTTCCCCTTTCACTTACTCTCTGTTCTGTTGGCTCTAATGATATCATTGCACTAGTTCCCTACTCATCATAGAAACTTCTGCTCTAAGGAGGGCTTGAATTTCTAGTGTGAAAACACAAGAAAGGAACGTAGTTGGAGGAaacctttcaggccttctttattcACCCTACAGCAGCAAAAAGAACACAAGCGCAGATAATCTCTTCGCAGATCACGGCCATGTCAGAAAGAGGGGAGGAAGGCAGCTATTTCTGTAACCTCTGTGTAATGTTTGCTACTGTTTGTGTTAGAATGTAGTGAAACAGCCAACTTCTCATAAAAGCAGCAGTGCCCTTtcagacaggggttctcaaactgggggttgggacccctcagggggtcatgaggttattatgtggggggtcataagctgtcagcctccaccccaaaccccgctttgcctccagcatttataatggtgttataaattaaacacacttgtttatatatttaaggaggggggggtcgcacgcagaggcttcctgtgtgaaaggggtcaccagtacaaacgtttgagaatcactgctttaagtgaagggggggggggggaatctttatAAACCTATTAACATACTAGACAGTAGATTTCCACAGATGGCCTTAGTTTTATATAGGGTATAACTAATCATCTCTCCAGGCTAACAAGTGCTTGTCAGATGCTCTTAATAAGTTTTGTAATTGCAGCTCCAGAAGTTGACCCTTCACAGACTACTACAGTATGGAAGGAATAAGACCATTTGTTCTTCTCCTCCCAGTCTCCCTCTGCAGAGAGTTCTTTCCCGTCCGTCGAGATCTCAGTTCCTCAGCCAGGCCTCGGCCTGTGTAACCAAGGCCCAGGAATTCCATTGCTCCCTCCGGTgcttaaagaaaaagaaaccacaaGAACCTGAACCCCAACAACTGGGGCTTCTGCGCCATGATATGAGGTCACTAAAGGACTCACCAAAGCCTGCCGTTTACCTGGGCCTTGCAGGGTTGATTCCATTTGTTTCAGTGCCGGTGATAATGGCTATCCAACAGACCTACTACCCTGAGCTGGCATTTGCTCAAATGACATATGGGGCCACTATAGTCTCTTTTCTAGGAGGAGTCAGGTGGGGATTTGCTCTCCCAGAAAATAGCCCAGCCAAGCCTGATTGGATGAACTTGGGGAACAGTATAGTTCCCCCTTTATTAGCCTGGTTTGCCATACTTTTTAAAGATGACCTCACTCAAGCTGCAATCATGGTGATAATTGGTTTAGGGGTAGCACTGCATTATGACCTTGCCGTTCTTCCTACTTATCCCAGCTGGTTTAAAGCCCTAAGGGTATTACTAACAGTGGTGGCAATATTTTCATTGGTAGTCACCTTGGGACTTATGGATGTTTATCCAGAGAAGCAGCTAAGTAACAGTGCAAGTAAAAGTAAGTGAAACATCATAAACCAGATAAGTAACAGTGCAAGTAAAAATAAGTGAAACATCATAAAcagacaagaattttttttttctgtcaagcCACTGCAGAGTTTTGTATGAAGTTCTAATAGGAGTAAAACTCCTTAGCTTCTCTATGCTTCCAGGTCTACATCCATGAGTAGAAATCAGAAAACAGCAGCTTGCAAGATGCTTACTTTGGGAGCAACCAGTTTCCAAGCAAGTTGTTCCCACATAcctttaaaagtaagtttctaatgTGTTATCTACTTTATCCTGAAATAGctttcaaaaccaaaccaaacaggaGGCAAAGCATCTTGGGTATAAAACACAGTTGGTTCAAAGTTTACAACAGACTGAGGTTTCATTttatcatatttatttttttccaaaggaaCTTTTCTGATTTATATATACATTATTCACTCTCTTTAGCTTGTTTTCAAGGCAGTATGCATCTTCCCTTATTTGTACAGCAAGAGCCCAATCCTGACTGAGATCTTTGggtactactgtaatatacaTTTAAATGTTTGGGAATAGATTGAACTGATGTATTATAAAGAATAATCATTAAAACAAGGATGGGTCAAGAGGTTTAATTATAAGGTGTGCCAAGTTCTGCAATGAAGGAATAAGGTCGTAGCTTTTGTAAACGTTAGAAGCCTTTTGGCTGAAAACCATGGGATGAAAGCACTTCCTATTCCCACTGAAAATGGAACAATGACTGCACTATATTTAAGTTTGTAGACAATTGGAAGATTCATGATGTGCAAGGTTATGATACGTACAGCGCTTTTTTTTTGTAATGCTGTTTGTAAATACCACACCTACACCCCCATAGGACAAGATTCTTCCCTGACCCAAATTCTACTGATGAGAAAATATGCTAAACATGGTAAATTATTTAAGAGTTGGTTTGTCATGTCAAGCTTGAGATCAGTGTTTATCTAAAGAGTGTCAGAGACCCTAAGAGCACCCCAAGTTCAAACGGCACACTGTCATGATATTTACACAAAAGATGGCATATAATATATctttggaaaactaataactcactgagcattaatattcttgcatgatatATGTATGGTCAACCCCCAGAGAACTTTACAGCTATTTCCAGAATAtgtgactaaaatgtgtttaaacccgGCAGGGCAGTTGATAAACAAGttttctccagacaaaggaaACAGGCCAATGCCTTAAACCAGGAGTGGCCAAATTAAGTGAGCTATTCATTTGTATCAGAGGTTGCAGGAAGAGATCACTTGCATTATAAAAATCACCCGCAGGGAAGAAGACAGCATGGTGTCCACACCCAGCAAGGAAAAGGAACTTTATCTGGGGATGAGTTTCAGCAGAATACATTTcagaggtttactggacccctaAGTTATCCTTCACCCGAGGAAACAAAGGAACATGAGCTTAGCCATAAGTATAAAATAAGGATTTCAGTTAGGATAAATCATGTCACTCTTCCATTAGCTGTAAGGGTGCAGTAGAACATTATGAACTACTACTAGCCACTGGCCCTAGCTGTAATGTTATGGGGGGTTCACCCAGACCAATAAGGGGTTCTGTCAGCACCTTCCCTGTAACTAGGGGTGCTTCTGGGCTGTGCAGCTTTGACTCAGAGCCCCGGCACAAAGCCCTCACCCTCCCCTCTTGCAGGGTGACACTAACAACTCCTCCCATTCTGAGTCTCCCCAACAGCAGCCAGTCCTGCTCGCTGAATACTCACACACGTTAAGttcactgcctccaaagagagagagcacacacaAGTCTGTTAGTTTTGCTGAG
Above is a window of Emys orbicularis isolate rEmyOrb1 chromosome 8, rEmyOrb1.hap1, whole genome shotgun sequence DNA encoding:
- the TMEM69 gene encoding transmembrane protein 69; amino-acid sequence: MFHLVQRCCSHIPLKLQKLTLHRLLQYGRNKTICSSPPSLPLQRVLSRPSRSQFLSQASACVTKAQEFHCSLRCLKKKKPQEPEPQQLGLLRHDMRSLKDSPKPAVYLGLAGLIPFVSVPVIMAIQQTYYPELAFAQMTYGATIVSFLGGVRWGFALPENSPAKPDWMNLGNSIVPPLLAWFAILFKDDLTQAAIMVIIGLGVALHYDLAVLPTYPSWFKALRVLLTVVAIFSLVVTLGLMDVYPEKQLSNSASKSK